The genomic segment ggaactggtcgccagccaatcgcagggcaatttagtcttcgattaacctagcatgcgtgttttggggatggaaaccggagtacccagagaaaatccacgcaggcacggagagaacatgcaaacgccacacagtcttggccggatttgaacccaggtcctcagaactgcgagagagatgtgctaaccagtcatccactgttccACCAAATATTCTATTTCAAACTGAAAAAGCAAACAAGTTTCCCCCTTCAGTGTGTGCCATATGATCAACCAGCACGTCTACAAAGAGATTGTGCACCGTTTGCTTCGTTCAGTCCgcgagaagaggcaagtgttgTGGCAGGACCACTCGCACCTGCTCACAATATCCTGAGGATGcgacagttcctggccaagaaCATTGCCGTTCTGGAGCAACCTTGAGTCACTACTTCCCTGACCTGGCTcagagtgatttttttccctcttcccaAGGTCATGGGGGTCATCACGGGACCTGTTTTGTCGACGTGGATGACATCAACATGGCTGTGATGACGGAGCAGCGGAGGTTCCtagaagaatccttccaggagtgcgtAAAGACGTGCCAGATAAGGCTGGGAATGCCGTTcaactccagggggattacttcaaaggggaaaacttgtatttatggatggatttaaaataaatattttgtgacacTACTGCTGGAACTTTTCGGACACACCTTATACTTTCTTCCTGCTTTGAGGAAAATTTGATAAATTACGATAAAAGACTTTCTGAGCACATCTATTGCGTTATGGGAGCAAAAGTTAATGGTCTTTTGACAAGGTTTTCCAATTATTTATGTTAGCCACTGCCTTTTCACTCCTCAGTCGTTCAATCTTCCCCCAGTGTCCCTCGAGGTTGACAAAACATGCTTGGAGTTTTTGGGGGGCGTACACCAGCTTACACAGCCTCCTTTCTCTGACTCGCTTATAAAATGTTATTGCACCGATTTGATCATTTCCTGCTTGCCACCATCGTCCGATGCCCGAATGTCCCCAGACTGCAATGAAGCCCAAGAGATTTTATAAACAGTTGGGAACATAACATCTATAATTATTTCAATTGCATGAAACAGTCTTGTGTGGTCAAAAATGCCTCCCCTCAGGTACTGGCTACAGTATTTGCTGAAGCCAACGGCCTTCCTAAAAAGCATCAGAGGATACAAATTGTTAGCCAGTATACTGCGCCAGTGGAGTGATGAGCAGTGGCGAGTTCACATTGGGGTCGATtgagtggaagaaaaaaaaaaaaaaaaaaaaaaaaaaagcttgtagCTTTTCTAAGAGTATGGATTTCATTGTAAAAATTAATGTGGATCACAAAACGTCTCATCACCCTCATGGTGGGATTTTTGCAATACTGTGCTCAGTATATGTCTGTTTGTCTCCCTATTCCCAGCAGTCCCTAGTCCGTCATTCAAACCGTGTCGTGGGCATGACTGacatgaaaatatttcattgGCTTTTTCCATACGAAGTAAACTGGAGCTCTGACTCCAGCTCCGGTTGGCAATTTAGCATGTGATTGTTCAGTGTTACCTTCTTCTCaatgctccttgcaagtgttttcattttgtatttgtgtatttgaatGTATGTGTCTGATTTTGCATCGGCGACTCTTGCTTTCCTTTCTCATTTTTCACTCGAGCAACTGCATAGCTGAAGCTCACTCGTAATTTAAATTTTGGATCAAATAACGAAGCAAAAAATATTGACCAAGCGACAGCTTGTAACTTAAAAAACTTGTGAATTGGGGCACTCAaatcaaggtgccactgtaatTGAAATATGAATAATCTGTTACCAGGTGGAACCTGTACTTGTCCACAAGGTTTGGTCTACCAACATTCAGAtagtattttactttttcagTTGAGTGGCCAATATCCCTACTACATGTAGCAATGAGATGAAAATGTCAGCTGCAGcagataaaaatgaaaatgggcggcacggtggacgactggttagagcgtctgcctcacagttctgaggtcccggttcaatccccggccccgcctgtgtggagtttgcatgttctccccgtgcttgcatgggttttctccgggcactccggtttcctcccacatcccaaagacatgcattaattggagacgctaaattgcccgtaggtgtgaatgtgagtgcgaatggttgtttgtttgtatgtaccctgcgattggctggcaaccagttcagggtgtaccccgcatcctgcccaatgatagctgggataggctccagcacgcctgcgaccctagaagcggctcagaaaatggatggatggatgtaaaaaaatgttaaaataaatttcaaaaataaataaaataaaaacattacgaTAGCAGGAAACCTGCAGCAGACGATACTGATGAAGATTGCCCCAACAAACCATTTGGCAGCGAGCCTGGGAGTTAATGTCCCATCCCTGACTCTCTCGCCTCATTCCAAGGCTCCAACTGGGTGACAAAGCATCCGTAGAACAAGTCACATCATTATTTCCTCGATTATCACAAATCTTGTTGGGCTACTGAGTCAATGACAACTGTGTGCATTGGAAACAATATCAGGGAAGTTGGAGCTATCATTTCTACACAACTTCAATTTATATCAAGGACACAGAATGGCAGAATGTTCTtcagaaatattgttttgttataaAGAGAGCTATTGTACTGTGTTATGTGAGCCAGAGAGAGGTAAATAAAATTCATTCACGCTGTTATTTTAGCATGCATATTCTACGTAGCATGTAAAATGTGCAGTGTTTCGTTGGTAGTAATTAAGCCTCCAATTGATTTCCTGAAACCCTCGGAAGAAGTGGCAGGATTAAGGCTTTTTATCGAATAAAGGATTAAGTGTAATGTAGGGTGACATGAGCTCATTCATTACTGATACTGATCCGTGACTGCATTTTTCAAACTGGTAGTTGGATTAAATTTTGTAATGACATATTCATGTGGCAGCCCTGTGgccgacaggttagcacatccacctcacagttcagaggttatgagttcaaatccgggctctggAATTCCAGTGTGGATTTAGCATGTTCTTCGTTGTGtacgtgagttttctccgggtacaccagtttcctcccgcattccaaaacatgcaagttaggttaattgaagactctaaatcagggTTCCCCAAACTTTTTTCTGTGAAGGCCACATAACTAACATAGGTTcgagcagcccgcgaccctagtgaggagaagcggtaaagaaaatggatggaaggatatcTTAACTGAACCATTTTAGAGGTTTTGTATGTTCAATACCttagttttgtttcaaaatggcgtttcacataaatgcatttttattcagtCCTCCTAGTGGGAATTTCCCACTggaaagtacaaacaaaaatggctcaGCCTGTTCCATTTCAAGCACCATTTGTTCCCCATTTTGTCTTCCTTTGTCAGTCATTTTCTGATCTTACTCCATCTTTAAATCAACTTAcgcattctctctctctcgctctctccttGTCGCTGTCTGCTCTGCGTGCAGTCAGTGATTTCAGTGATTACCCCCTgcgatgcagatttgattggccGAAAGGGGTGGCGGAACACGCATGTGATTGGTCGGTATAGTTCATCACTACCGTAAAGCCTGAAATATGTCGCACCGCTTAAAATCGAAGCACCCCGTATGTATTGAATCATAACCAtttttggctatggtgtggtaccgtttgggtctgccagctAGCGATCTCTATTTTAACAGATGTCGCCACAATCGAGCGAGCCACGGCAAGTCGTTTAGCTCCTCAGCACAATGGCTACTTAGGTTGCGGACTAGCGACTggaataaatagttaactttcacTAAAATGTCTCAGTTGTTTGAATCTACGGAGCCAACACCGTTCCGCCAGCAGCTTGCTGGGTTGTGAGTGGGGCACCAGGTATCACCACAACAATGcaaatttatcgagtccggaaaaagtCTTGTGCCCATTGCCTTTATGGAACAATAACCCGCCATatttttcctctgattggttagcaccaagacaggactcgtacttttagtggataatgattcACTAAAGCACtttagcaacacacacacaaaggtatttagtcagccaccaattgtgcaagttctcccacttaaaaagatgagagaggcctgtaattttcattataggtatacctcatctatgagagacaaagtggggggggggatccagAAAATtactgtctgatttttaaagaatttcttcgcaaattatggtggaaaataagtatctGGTCACCTACAAataagcaagatttctggctctcacagacctgttacctcttctttaagaggcacctctgtcctccacttgttacctgtattaatggcacctgtttgaactcatcagtataaaaaaCACCTGTCGACAACCTCAagcagtcacactccaaactccactatggccaagaccaaagagctgtcaaaggacaccagaaacaaatttttagacctgcaccaggctgggaagactgaatctgcaataggtaagcagcttggtgtgaagaaatcaactgtgggagcaattattagaaaatggaagacatgcaagaccactgataatctccacgcaagatctctccccgtggggtcaaaatgatcacaagaacggtgagcaaaaatcccagaaccacacagggGGACCTAATGAATAACCtccagagagctgggaccaaagtaacaaggGCTACCATCAGTAAGACACTacgtgccagacgtgtccccctgcttaagccagtacatgtccaggccagtctgaagtttgctcgagcgcatttggatgatccagaagaggattgggagaatgtcatatggtcagataaaaccaaaatagaactttttggtaaaaactcaacttgtcgtgtttggaggagaaataatgctcagttgcatccaaagaacaccatacctactgtgaagcatgggggtggaaacatcatgctttggggctgtttttctgcaaagggaccaggacaactgatccgtgtaaaggaaagaatgaatgggcccatgtattgtgacattttgagtgaaaacctccttccatcagcaagggcattgaagatgaaatgtggctgggtctttcagcatgacaatgctcccaaacacaccgcccgggcgacgaaggagtggcttcgtaagaagaaTTTCAAGGTcgtggagtggcctagccagtcttcagagctcaaccccatagaaaatctttggagggagttaaaagtctgtgttgcccagcgacagccccaaaagaTCCCTTTTTTGACCCACTGTTGGTAAGCAATGCTGTGCTTCAGTGGGCACAGATTCGCCATGCCTTATGTGTCcatgatcatttttgtgcgtgTCACGCACGTCAAATGAAATCCCTCTGGTAATGATGATAgtgtgttggtattgagtggTTGAAATTAAGAAATGTGCCACATACCAGTATACTGGTTTAAGCCAGCTACTTACATCATATCAATGGAAGACATTCTATTGCGCTGCAGGTAAAGCGCTCAGACCCCACACGGAGAGAGGTGGGACTGTGGGAGGGAGTGGGTGGAGCAAACCGTTTTTGAGGCAATGGGTTGTTAATATATTACGTTAAAACCAAGTTCCATGGTTTTACACTACTCTAGGTTAAaatgacagtttaaaaaatatatttctctaATTTTAAGGGTGCTTCGTTATTCCCCAAAATGGGCGAGAAACACCTATGCCATGAatcactctttttttctctatttattttacaacaatGTGTCATCAtccagaggttgaaaaaagtaacaagcttaTTTTGACctggagtaaaaagtacagataaCTGTTTTCAAATATAAGGAGGAGAAGCAAAGAGTGgtcagaaaaaatatatatactcaaGTCAATACCAGATAGGTCGACTGAAGTACATTTATGTTGGGCCACTGGTGAAAACCAATCACAAAGCTTGCTTTTTGAACGCAGAGGATTCCTGTTCTGCACGCCAGTCCAGCAGCTAAACTAAGCAGGGAGAATCCTTTCAAAAGTGGGAGagaataaacttttttttttttgggggggggggggggggggtcaaccaACATTTATGAGCGAATTGTCTTCATCTTACCATCAAATGCCAAATAATGGAATGACTAACTGTCAAAGTCTAGTTGAAAAACAAAGAGAGCGAGCGTCACCCACCTGGAGCACCGTCTTCATGGTGACAGGGGCCACGGTGGCGGTGCAGATGTTCTCGCCCTGACGCGCCTCCTGGCCCATGATGAAGAGCATCGGCGTGGCCAGCGCGAAGGAAGCGAGCCACATAGCGCTGATCAGCTTCTTGGTGCGGCTGCCGGACATGATGCTCTTGGCTTTGAACGGATGGCAGATGGCCATGTAGCGCTCCACGCTCAGCGAGGCGATGTTGAAAGCGGTGGCGTACGAGCAACTGTCCCGGAGGAAGTAGTAGCCGCGGCACACTGCGTCCCCGAACACCCACGGGTGGTGGAACCAGATGAAGTTGTACAGCTCGATGGGCATAGAGAGGACCAGGATGAGCAGGTCGGACACGGCCAGGCTGGCCAGATGGTAGTGGACGGTGCTTTGCAGGTTCTGCAGACTCTTTTTGCTCAGGAGGGCGTACAGGGTGATGGAGTTGCCCAGCGAGCCCACGGCGAACAGAAGCAGGTAGATGATGGTCACGATCACTTTGGAGTACGCGTCCGTGTTCACTTCCAAGTCCTCCTGGTCGAGGTCGGGTGTGCTGTTGTAATGGAAAGAGTGATTGCCCAAAAGTAGCTCCGCCAGTGCGCCGTGGCGGTGCGCGTCGCGCCCAAAACGTGTCAAGTTGAAATCCATGTCGCCTCTACTCGCATGCAGACGCACACTTTTATTCAGGAACATGGACGTCCGAACAACGTTTGACCTGAACATCAGATGGACACGATCTGTGTGGGGACTACAGAGGCGATCAGCTTTTATATTTTGCAACCAGGAGGCGTGCACCGTATGCAATTGGCGCTGCTGCTATGACGCAAAAGTCAAGCCTTTTgatttgcgttttttttctccatcaacTTAGTAcacatttcaaaccaaaatcaTAAACATTTACTTGTAATGGAGgtgttacccccccccccccccccctctcgaTGTCATACGTGTATACGTGATTATATTATGTAGCAGTGGCGGTCCTATCTTAACTGGTACCATATGCCAGACCCCCTCCTCCacaaacacgcgcgcgcgcacttATAAAAAGCACACATACTAGCGTGAGccacattaaaatgtatttaattataaaGAAATAAGAATATTGCAGCAACAAAGTATATTTAGACATaagaaaataaaccaaaaattaaaaagatgcAGAAGATGCTCCAAAATATTTGAAGTGTTCCTCAAAtgcatataaataaaatataatttggaTGTGAAACGTGCATTGAGTGAGCATGTTGATACGTGATATTCTTTCAACGTGTGAACTTACGTTTTGATCTAATTTCCTTTCATTTGAaccaaagggaaaaaaaacaaagagagatgCAGAATGCATGGAAACTTGGAAAGT from the Phycodurus eques isolate BA_2022a chromosome 1, UOR_Pequ_1.1, whole genome shotgun sequence genome contains:
- the ntsr1 gene encoding neurotensin receptor type 1, with amino-acid sequence MFLNKSVRLHASRGDMDFNLTRFGRDAHRHGALAELLLGNHSFHYNSTPDLDQEDLEVNTDAYSKVIVTIIYLLLFAVGSLGNSITLYALLSKKSLQNLQSTVHYHLASLAVSDLLILVLSMPIELYNFIWFHHPWVFGDAVCRGYYFLRDSCSYATAFNIASLSVERYMAICHPFKAKSIMSGSRTKKLISAMWLASFALATPMLFIMGQEARQGENICTATVAPVTMKTVLQVNAFLSFVVPMVAISALNGIIANQLLRMFHEAEQDNRICIVGGNPTMLNVSVEPNRAQSLRHGVLVLRAVVMAFVVCWLPYHARRLMFCYVSDWSDNLYDFYHYFYMLTNVLFYVSSAINPILYNLVSAPFRQIFFSTLRYFCMPYRHAPRRHPGPLTRHSLSISSNHTLSTNIIKETAY